From Solanum lycopersicum chromosome 8, SLM_r2.1, the proteins below share one genomic window:
- the LOC101262736 gene encoding uncharacterized WD repeat-containing protein C3H5.08c isoform X2, translating into MMGTYSETEEDSFFDICAETGSLSDLGSDGSDACTRNEISERALGYEFWTQDPESVDERRDRFLKWMGLNSNCDRSDCSDERKTSTDRIRDDNETVLASSDAEGNFFSGRSSQSFESNEALELEEDAVEDPMYWKIRNLDNGSEFVADKLGKDGMLSRLREVGTNKIFTIEEFTRTLGSSSLVQQFLHRDMKGFSMVNTKTKVRSLLQKLTVGTRHKVTKPETGTQRVRVQTSKKESKELSSLYTGQEFLAHEGSIITMKFSPCGQYLASAGKDGTVRIWRVIEDEMSKKFNVQDIDPSCLYFSLNHFSKLASLNDNGEKISGMKMMRKSSESACVVLPPKLFRIMEKPIHEFRGHTSEVLALSWSKNGYLLSSSVDKTARLWQVGHDKCLGVYPHNNYVTCVEFNPMDDNYFISGSIDGKVRLWEVHSCRVIDWTDVKEIVTALCYSPDGKGGVVGYMDGNCRFYDVVDNHLQMGLQVCLQGKKKLTNKRVTGFQYCPNDSSKVMVTSADSQVRILCGSNIICKFKGTKKFDSQCPASFTSDGKHILAVTEDSNVYIWNYSHEDGLTSQPKKVRSSESFFSQNASVAIPWSGFKTNPVTTLPGNVLANADVNENSLPKTSSLQECFSLGRASFLDSLLKSSATWPEEKLPDSNPPSTVSPSICKSEYKILKSAWQSALSSSHLWGLVVVTAGLDGCIRTFLNHGLPIRF; encoded by the exons ATGATGGGAACTTACAGTGAGACTGAAGAAGATAGTTTCTTTGATATATGTGCTGAGACCGGTTCTCTCTCCGATTTGGGTTCGGATGGTTCTGATGCTTGTACTCGTAATGAGATTTCCGAACGTGCTTTGGGATATGAATTTTGGACTCAGGATCCTGAAAGTGTTGATGAACGCCGCGATAGATTCTTGAAATGGATGGGTTTGAACTCGAATTGCGACAGATCTGATTGCTCTGATGAAAGAAAGACAAGTACCGATAGAATTAGGGATGACAATGAGACTGTGCTGGCAAGTTCAGATGCCGAGGGCAATTTTTTCTCTGGTAGATCTTCCCAATCTTTCGAGTCAAATGAAGCTCTAGAATTGGAGGAGGATGCTGTAGAGGATCCAATGTATTGGAAAATCAGGAATCTGGACAATGGATCAGAATTTGTTGCAGATAAATTAGGCAAGGATGGCATGCTTAGCCGACTACGTGAAGTAGGTACAAACAAGATATTCACTATTGAAGAATTTACAAGAACTCTTGGCTCATCGTCTTTGGTTCAACAGTTTCTCCATAGAGATATGAAGGGATTTAGTATGGTTAATACAAAGACGAAAGTGAGAAGTTTGCTTCAAAAACTCACTGTTGGCACCCGACACAAAGTGACAAAGCCAGAGACTGGTACTCAAAGAGTTCGGGTCCAAACCAGTAAGAAGGAGTCAAAAGAACTGTCCTCACTTTACACAGGCCAAGAATTCCTGGCACATGAAGGCTCCATCATAACAATGAAGTTCAGTCCTTGTGGCCAATACTTGGCAAGTGCTGGCAAAGATGGCACTGTGCGCATTTGGAGAGTGATTGAGGACGAAATGTCTAAAAAGTTCAATGTTCAGGATATTGACCCCTCTTGTTTATACTTTTCACTGAATCATTTTTCCAAATTAGCTTCTCTCAATGACAACGGAGAGAAGATCAGTGGGATGAAAATGATGAGAAAATCATCAGAATCAGCTTGTGTTGTACTCCCGCCAAAGTTATTCCGGATTATGGAGAAACCAATCCACGAGTTCCGTGGGCATACCAGTGAAGTATTGGCCCTCTCATGGTCCAAAAATGGG TATCTGCTGTCATCTTCTGTTGATAAAACAGCTCGTCTTTGGCAAGTTGGACATGATAAATGCCTTGGTGTTTATCCGCATAATAATTATG TCACTTGTGTAGAGTTCAATCCCATGGAtgataattatttcattagtGGCTCAATTGATGGGAAAGTACGTCTCTGGGAGGTGCATAGTTGTCGAGTGATTGATTGGACTGATGTAAAGGAAATAGTGACCGCTCTTTGTTATAGTCCTGATGGAAAG GGAGGTGTTGTGGGATATATGGATGGCAATTGCCGTTTTTATGATGTTGTTG ATAATCATTTGCAGATGGGCCTTCAGGTATGCCTGCAAGGAAAGAAGAAGCTTACTAACAAGAGAGTAACTGGATTTCAG TACTGCCCGAATGATTCGAGCAAAGTCATGGTTACTTCTGCTGATTCCCAAGTTAGAATACTTTGTGGATCCAACATCATCTGCAAATTCAAAG gaacaaaaaaatttgatagcCAATGTCCTGCATCATTCACATCAGATGGGAAACACATTCTCGCTGTCACTGAAGATTCAAATGTTTATATCTGGAACTATAGTCACGAGGACGGGTTGACTAGCCAACCAAAGAAAGTCCGTTCATCAGAGAGTTTCTTTTCCCAAAATGCATCAGTTGCCATACCTTGGTCTGGCTTTAAAACCAATCCAGTAACGACACTACCAGGAAATGTCTTAGCAAACGCTGATGTCAACGAGAATTCATTGCCAAAGACTTCATCTTTACAAGAGTGCTTCTCCTTAGGACGTGCGTCTTTCTTGGATTCTCTACTAAAGAGCTCTGCAACGTGGCCAGAGGAGAAACTGCCCGACTCAAATCCTCCTTCAACTGTCTCCCCTTCTATATGTAAGTCCGAATACAAGATCTTGAAGAGTGCTTGGCAAAGTGCATTGAGTTCAAGTCATTTGTGGGGTCTCGTGGTTGTCACTGCAGGATTGGATGGATGCATTAGAACATTCCTCAACCACGGTTTACCTATTCGTTTCTGA
- the LOC101264349 gene encoding MYB-like transcription factor 4, with protein sequence MGRAPCCAKEGLRKGPWSTNEDLLLTNYIKENGEGQWRNLPNKAGLLRCGKSCRLRWMNYLRPGIKRGNFSQDEEDLIIRLHSLLGNRWSLIAGRLPGRTDNEIKNYWNTHVIKKLKIAGIQPKLHKVHKVSPKKEPKKKPKTENPRKKQDKKKKNNKKKDQSLDTPQVVFVPKPIRISCGLLRNSSVEDVALLSTSSSPKMSPQTSQVLKKDTISEGSDIHLSAFLKSSSNMISPSDSYEEGDNNSKKINAITNDDENVEGKIKEVSFMPFASNLLFDEVLLDGFCDLSNESMLEKVYEEYLQLISEKCYNQDAPMLM encoded by the exons ATGGGGAGAGCACCATGTTGTGCTAAAGAGGGGCTTCGTAAAGGTCCATGGTCTACAAACGAAGACTTATTACTTACTAATTATATTAAGGAAAATGGTGAAGGCCAATGGAGAAACTTGCCCAATAAAGCTG GGCTACTTAGATGTGGAAAGAGTTGTAGGCTAAGATGGATGAATTATCTAAGGCCCGGAATAAAGAGAGGAAATTTCAGCCAAGATGAAGAAGATCTTATAATAAGGCTTCATTCACTTTTGGGCAATCGTTGGTCACTCATAGCTGGTCGATTACCTGGTCGAACCGACAATGAAATCAAGAATTACTGGAACACTCATGTCATTAAAAAGCTCAAAATTGCTGGAATTCAGCCCAAACTCCACAAAGTGCACAAAGTTTCCCCAAAAAAAGAGCCCAAGAAAAAGCCCAAAACagaaaatccaagaaaaaaacaagacaaaaagaagaaaaataataagaaaaaagacCAATCTTTAGACACCCCTCAAGTTGTGTTTGTCCCAAAGCCAATTAGAATTTCTTGTGGACTTTTAAGGAATTCTAGTGTTGAAGATGTTGCATTATTGAGCACTTCATCCTCACCTAAAATGTCGCCGCAAACGAGTCAGGTCCTTAAAAAAGACACTATATCTGAAGGATCTGACATACACCTATCtgcatttttgaaaagttcGAGCAACATGATTTCGCCCTCAGATAGTTATGAAGAAGGTGATAATAACAGCAAGAAGATTAATGCTATTACCAATGATGATGAGAATGTTGAGGGTAAAATAAAAGAGGTTTCATTTATGCCTTTTGCTTCAAATTTGTTATTTGATGAAGTACTACTAGATGGATTTTGTGATCTTTCAAATGAAAGCATGCTGGAGAAGGTTTATGAAGAATATCTTCAACTTATTTCTGAAAAATGTTACAATCAAGATGCTCCAATGTTGATGTAG
- the LOC101262736 gene encoding uncharacterized WD repeat-containing protein C3H5.08c isoform X1, with protein sequence MMGTYSETEEDSFFDICAETGSLSDLGSDGSDACTRNEISERALGYEFWTQDPESVDERRDRFLKWMGLNSNCDRSDCSDERKTSTDRIRDDNETVLASSDAEGNFFSGRSSQSFESNEALELEEDAVEDPMYWKIRNLDNGSEFVADKLGKDGMLSRLREVGTNKIFTIEEFTRTLGSSSLVQQFLHRDMKGFSMVNTKTKVRSLLQKLTVGTRHKVTKPETGTQRVRVQTSKKESKELSSLYTGQEFLAHEGSIITMKFSPCGQYLASAGKDGTVRIWRVIEDEMSKKFNVQDIDPSCLYFSLNHFSKLASLNDNGEKISGMKMMRKSSESACVVLPPKLFRIMEKPIHEFRGHTSEVLALSWSKNGYLLSSSVDKTARLWQVGHDKCLGVYPHNNYVTCVEFNPMDDNYFISGSIDGKVRLWEVHSCRVIDWTDVKEIVTALCYSPDGKGGVVGYMDGNCRFYDVVDNHLQMGLQVCLQGKKKLTNKRVTGFQYCPNDSSKVMVTSADSQVRILCGSNIICKFKGEQLSDKTFFSRFSETVVSAACPGTKKFDSQCPASFTSDGKHILAVTEDSNVYIWNYSHEDGLTSQPKKVRSSESFFSQNASVAIPWSGFKTNPVTTLPGNVLANADVNENSLPKTSSLQECFSLGRASFLDSLLKSSATWPEEKLPDSNPPSTVSPSICKSEYKILKSAWQSALSSSHLWGLVVVTAGLDGCIRTFLNHGLPIRF encoded by the exons ATGATGGGAACTTACAGTGAGACTGAAGAAGATAGTTTCTTTGATATATGTGCTGAGACCGGTTCTCTCTCCGATTTGGGTTCGGATGGTTCTGATGCTTGTACTCGTAATGAGATTTCCGAACGTGCTTTGGGATATGAATTTTGGACTCAGGATCCTGAAAGTGTTGATGAACGCCGCGATAGATTCTTGAAATGGATGGGTTTGAACTCGAATTGCGACAGATCTGATTGCTCTGATGAAAGAAAGACAAGTACCGATAGAATTAGGGATGACAATGAGACTGTGCTGGCAAGTTCAGATGCCGAGGGCAATTTTTTCTCTGGTAGATCTTCCCAATCTTTCGAGTCAAATGAAGCTCTAGAATTGGAGGAGGATGCTGTAGAGGATCCAATGTATTGGAAAATCAGGAATCTGGACAATGGATCAGAATTTGTTGCAGATAAATTAGGCAAGGATGGCATGCTTAGCCGACTACGTGAAGTAGGTACAAACAAGATATTCACTATTGAAGAATTTACAAGAACTCTTGGCTCATCGTCTTTGGTTCAACAGTTTCTCCATAGAGATATGAAGGGATTTAGTATGGTTAATACAAAGACGAAAGTGAGAAGTTTGCTTCAAAAACTCACTGTTGGCACCCGACACAAAGTGACAAAGCCAGAGACTGGTACTCAAAGAGTTCGGGTCCAAACCAGTAAGAAGGAGTCAAAAGAACTGTCCTCACTTTACACAGGCCAAGAATTCCTGGCACATGAAGGCTCCATCATAACAATGAAGTTCAGTCCTTGTGGCCAATACTTGGCAAGTGCTGGCAAAGATGGCACTGTGCGCATTTGGAGAGTGATTGAGGACGAAATGTCTAAAAAGTTCAATGTTCAGGATATTGACCCCTCTTGTTTATACTTTTCACTGAATCATTTTTCCAAATTAGCTTCTCTCAATGACAACGGAGAGAAGATCAGTGGGATGAAAATGATGAGAAAATCATCAGAATCAGCTTGTGTTGTACTCCCGCCAAAGTTATTCCGGATTATGGAGAAACCAATCCACGAGTTCCGTGGGCATACCAGTGAAGTATTGGCCCTCTCATGGTCCAAAAATGGG TATCTGCTGTCATCTTCTGTTGATAAAACAGCTCGTCTTTGGCAAGTTGGACATGATAAATGCCTTGGTGTTTATCCGCATAATAATTATG TCACTTGTGTAGAGTTCAATCCCATGGAtgataattatttcattagtGGCTCAATTGATGGGAAAGTACGTCTCTGGGAGGTGCATAGTTGTCGAGTGATTGATTGGACTGATGTAAAGGAAATAGTGACCGCTCTTTGTTATAGTCCTGATGGAAAG GGAGGTGTTGTGGGATATATGGATGGCAATTGCCGTTTTTATGATGTTGTTG ATAATCATTTGCAGATGGGCCTTCAGGTATGCCTGCAAGGAAAGAAGAAGCTTACTAACAAGAGAGTAACTGGATTTCAG TACTGCCCGAATGATTCGAGCAAAGTCATGGTTACTTCTGCTGATTCCCAAGTTAGAATACTTTGTGGATCCAACATCATCTGCAAATTCAAAG GCGAGCAGCTTTCTGACAAGACGTTTTTCAGTAGATTTTCTGAAACTGTTGTCTCTGCTGCATGTCCaggaacaaaaaaatttgatagcCAATGTCCTGCATCATTCACATCAGATGGGAAACACATTCTCGCTGTCACTGAAGATTCAAATGTTTATATCTGGAACTATAGTCACGAGGACGGGTTGACTAGCCAACCAAAGAAAGTCCGTTCATCAGAGAGTTTCTTTTCCCAAAATGCATCAGTTGCCATACCTTGGTCTGGCTTTAAAACCAATCCAGTAACGACACTACCAGGAAATGTCTTAGCAAACGCTGATGTCAACGAGAATTCATTGCCAAAGACTTCATCTTTACAAGAGTGCTTCTCCTTAGGACGTGCGTCTTTCTTGGATTCTCTACTAAAGAGCTCTGCAACGTGGCCAGAGGAGAAACTGCCCGACTCAAATCCTCCTTCAACTGTCTCCCCTTCTATATGTAAGTCCGAATACAAGATCTTGAAGAGTGCTTGGCAAAGTGCATTGAGTTCAAGTCATTTGTGGGGTCTCGTGGTTGTCACTGCAGGATTGGATGGATGCATTAGAACATTCCTCAACCACGGTTTACCTATTCGTTTCTGA